In the Mytilus galloprovincialis chromosome 10, xbMytGall1.hap1.1, whole genome shotgun sequence genome, one interval contains:
- the LOC143047331 gene encoding trafficking protein particle complex subunit 3-like: protein MSRQGTRGVDPRKVNGELFTLTYGALVAQLLRDYEDDDEVNKQLEKMGYNIGVRLIEDFLARNNSSRCNDFRETADIISKVGFKMYLGITPVVSNWSPAGDEFSLLIENNPLADFVELPPGHNNLNFSNLLCGVLKGALEMVQMDVDVRFVQDQLKGDNITELRLKFLRRLEDAIPVGED, encoded by the exons ATGTCTCGGCAAGGGACACGAGGAGTTGATCCTCGTAAAGTT aatggcGAGCTATTTACTTTGACATATGGAGCACTGGTGGCACAGTTATTAAGAGATTACGAGGATGACGATGAGGTCAATAAACAACTGGAAAAAAT gGGATATAATATTGGTGTTAGACTGATAGAAGATTTCTTGGCAAGAAATAACTCTAGCAGATGTAATGATTTCAGAGAAACTGCAGATATaatttcaaaa GTAGGGTTTAAGATGTACCTTGGTATAACCCCTGTGGTCAGTAACTGGAGTCCTGCTGGCGATGAGTTCTCTTTACTTATAGAAAACAATCCATTAGCAGATTTTGTAGAATTACCACCAGGACataataatttgaatttttcTAATCTTCTGTGTGGAGTATTAAAAGGTGCATTAGAAATG GTACAGATGGATGTTGATGTGCGGTTTGTTCAAGAtcaattaaagggagataatataaCAGAATTAAGACTTAAATTTTTAAGACGTTTAGAAGATGCTATACCTGTAGGAGAGGATTGA